In Petrotoga sibirica DSM 13575, the genomic stretch TACTACTTATGGGAAAAGAAACTTTTTAGAAGATGATGCGCGTTCCTGCACTTACTAAATGAAAAGTGTACCAAAAATAAGAGTCTGCTAAACGAAAAGTGTACCACCCTATCACACAAATCCTGTATAATAAATTTGGTCAAAAAAGATTGTACAGGAGGAAAGAAAGGTGATAGAGATGGTACAATACAATTATATAAGATTTTTGTATTTTAACAAACACAAAAGTCAAAGAGCGATAGCAAAAGAAATGGGGATACACAGAGTGACGGTCAAAAGAGCTATCAAGAATCCAGAACAGAAGTATCATATGAACGTTGAGAGGGACAAACCAGTAAATGGTGATTTTGAAAAACGTATCAAACATTTGTTAGAATACAATTCAAACCAACCCAAGAACCAAAAGTTAACCAAAAGACGTATATACGAACTCATCTGTGAAGAAGGATACAAAGGAAGTTATTCCTCCTTCACCTATCAAGCAAGGAAGATAGAAGAGAAACTTGGTATCAATCAAAAAGAAGGTTTTTTGAAATTAGTGCCACTAAGAGGTAGTATGCAGGTAGACTTTGGTGAAGTTTACGTGATGCAAGATAAGATGCCAAGAAAGATACACGTATTCTGTGCGAAGTTATGCTACAGCAAGGTGGAGTTTGTTAAAGCTTATCCAGGAGAGTCTACAGAGTTTTTCTTTGATGGATTAACATCGGCGTTTGATTTTTTTGGTGGAATTCCAAAAAAGATAATCTTTGACAATTTAAAACCTGCGGTGAAGGAAGTACTAAAAGGGAAAGAAAGGATACTACAAGAAGAGTTTGTCAAATTCCAATCCTTCTACTGTTTTGAATCTGAGTTCTGTGGTCCAGCTAAAGGCAATGAAAAAGGGATGGTAGAAAACCTTGTTAAATACGTTGAAAACAACTACTTCTTACCGAGAATTGAGTTCAAAAGTTTTGATATACTCAATTTGGAATTAAAGGAAAAATGTCATCAAAGGCTCAAAAAAGGAAGGTATGAAGGAGAAAGCTGGGAAAAGAGAATCCTTGATGAAGA encodes the following:
- the istA gene encoding IS21 family transposase, translated to MVQYNYIRFLYFNKHKSQRAIAKEMGIHRVTVKRAIKNPEQKYHMNVERDKPVNGDFEKRIKHLLEYNSNQPKNQKLTKRRIYELICEEGYKGSYSSFTYQARKIEEKLGINQKEGFLKLVPLRGSMQVDFGEVYVMQDKMPRKIHVFCAKLCYSKVEFVKAYPGESTEFFFDGLTSAFDFFGGIPKKIIFDNLKPAVKEVLKGKERILQEEFVKFQSFYCFESEFCGPAKGNEKGMVENLVKYVENNYFLPRIEFKSFDILNLELKEKCHQRLKKGRYEGESWEKRILDEDFLPLKERYVFARIKEAKVDTYQLIHLEKNRYSVPTNYIGKKVEVHIYPFKVRVIYKGEVIAEHERMFGKSKESLNPYHFLPLLRKKARAYEQAKVIQDWGLPQIYEKYHKMLQAHLNSDSKGTREFIDILKLTQQYTVEVVAKVLNELDEKNRYSYQDVLSVLRYQTQHKPKTELLSEEKLKSLDVDKHTTTYMPLSTYNELLRKVGCENER